The DNA segment caaaaatatagacacccctagtatttctatgaatagagtaatttatggaaaccgTGTGTATGCTAATTTCGTATGTATAATTTgcatcatgccaaaaagaaagaagggatggccttaacatacctggagtagggaagcctccatataatattcttggagaatattgcaccgtactcttgtaaaaccgcaaaattttacgttgctaaggtGCTAATAATTTCTTGCTGGAATTGATTTTGTCTAAAGAATTTTTGTTGGAAGCTCGTTAGATTTAAGTTTTAGCGTCTATTTTTGAAGGATTTTGTATTAGGAAGAAAGGTTGTATAAAATAAAATCAGATGAAACTAAGCTTTGTATAAAGAAAACCAAACGTCTATTTCTGAAGGATTTTGTATTAGGAGGAAAGGTTGTATAAAATGAAATCAAATAAAAATCAAGCTTTGTATGAAGGAAACTAACTTGTATAAGTCTTATACGTAAATGTTATTATGTACCTAACTTTAGGTGGCCACCTAAAACaatatgactaagagtcatatgtCTTAGTAGTGGCTTACTGCCACGTGGGGGTGGGATGAGAATTATTAATCTTTattcacttattaggtaattaggtaatgtcccgttacctgataattaactaattacccgcataattaagaattatcttaaattacctaaaattatatttatttttaatatattttatacatcATATTTTGTGGTCATAAGgcaccttgtatggtactagtccataaatatcaggtattatCGCTCAACCCGTATTTTAGCTCAAATCGGCCACcttcaatgaaactcgttttctttaattcgtgtaccgtTTATCCTTTATGatacttacttatcgcttgttataaatagcataaatacgttaattacaaaataatctcatccccgactctacgtcgattaactaaagacaaaactttaacgtacgaatatgtgagatgtaacatccttccccacttagaaacattcgtccttaaATGTTTAACTCTTCGGGATCTATGTAAACTTGGtagagtcgcctttgtaacaatacTATTACCACTCTTCCTGTAGAAACTTAATAATTCAATGccacataggaccacaatcatcaataatgacaatggcctcacacgactaATGACAATAACTGATACAAGAATCCATACACGTACCTTAAGGTTAtgatgtctcagtcggacccttcgctggaggaggaaataagtagggatatctagacttcatgtcttccttggCCTCACAAGTCATTTCTTCCAAATTGTTGTTTCTGcaaagtactttcaccgaagctacaTCTTTAGTTCTCAATCTCCGAACTTGTCTGTCTAAAATTacaatgggagtttcttcatatgatagctgcTCTGTGACGTGAATGTCGCCAACTGACACAACTCTGGAAGGATCTCCGATACAtttacggagcatagacacatgaaatactagatgtacagactccaagtccgaaggtaagtctaactcatatgctacctggcCTACCTTGCGTATGATCCTATATGGTCCAATGTACCGAAGGCTAAGTTTTCCCctttttccaaatctcataatgcctttcatcggtgataccttttGGAATACCCAATCGTCAACCTGAAATTCTTCTCGCCATCGATTATATACATAAGACTTCTGACGActttgagctgctaatagcctttcctgtataagcttaattttctcgatTGCCTGTTGTACCAACTCTGGTCCTACTAATGTAGCTtccccaacatcaaaccaccctataggcgacctacactttcaTCCGTAAAGAGCTTCATATGGATCCATCTAAATACTGGAatgatagctattattatatgcgaactcgataagtggaagatgatcatcccaactaccATTGAAGTTTATTACACAAGCCCATAACATATattcaagtgtctgaatagtgcgctcaacCTGTCCGTCTGTTGGGGAAGAAATGTTATGCTAAGACTTacctgagtccccaatcctttttggaaggacctccaaaaattagctgtaaattgagcttctctatccgagataatagatacagagACACcgtgcagtcgtactatctccttgatataaagccttgcataatcctccgcgaaatatgtagtcctaataggcagaaaatgggctgactttgtaagcctatcaataatcacccatatcgaatcgaacttacgctgggtacgaggtaagcctacgatgaaatccatattgattacttcccatttccaagtcggaatttccatagcctgcaataatccaccagatttttgatgctcaattcacctgctgacagttgggATATTGAGTAACAAATtccgctatatcctttttcattccgtcccaccaatatacttccctgatgtcatgatacatctttgtcattCCGGGATGGATATAATAacaagaatagtgagtttctcccataacttgCTGACGCAGCCCTACAACcttagggacacataatcgtcctcgatatctaaggaccccatcttctataatctcaaacggtgtcttctccttctgaggggtggtatccctataatgaactaacacaagaTCCTCGTACTACATTTCTTCACTTCAATTACTAACGAGGATGTTGttgtatcctgaatagtaattccaatatcacctgagtccagtaaccgaactccaaaaCTAGAtagctgatgaatctcatgggctattctcctttttctggctgtaaatatgacaggctacccatagaccTACGGCTGAGGGAGCCGGCCACTATGTTCGCTTTCCTcgaatggtataaaatat comes from the Nicotiana sylvestris chromosome 4, ASM39365v2, whole genome shotgun sequence genome and includes:
- the LOC138889540 gene encoding uncharacterized protein, coding for MTEVCSFLGLVGNYRRFVEEFSSLSAALTKLTQKVAKFQWSDACDWSFQALKDRLSLAPVLTLLEGTDGYVIYCDASSVGLGCEMMQHEKLNLQLIFGGPSKKDWGLRSPIGWFDVGEATLVGPELVQQAIEKIKLIQERLLAAQSRQKSYVYNRWREEFQVDDWVFQKVSPMKGIMRFGKRGKLSLRYIGPYRIIRKVGQVAYELDLPSDLESVHLVFHVSMLRKCIGDPSRVVSVGDIHVTEQLSYEETPIVILDRQVRRLRTKDVASVKVLCRNNNLEEMTCEAKEDMKSRYPYLFPPPAKGPTETS